One genomic segment of Dysosmobacter sp. Marseille-Q4140 includes these proteins:
- a CDS encoding XRE family transcriptional regulator gives MSAPAVNKWERGNSYPDITLLPVLARTLGVDLNTLLSFQEDLTEREIGEFLCRLHQEGRQRGCAAFALAEEKLREFPGSDRLAYSAAGLLAGILALYPGGDEAERTVWQGKIDALYDRVLHSADARLREWAAYTAANRCMGQGELDRAEELLSGLSDTHRSKREALASLRRKQGRTEEGWTLLERELFDRAHAIESILLTMADWAMAEGDRDRAQGLTDTAERAGAVLDLSDYAVVSAPFQLAVAERDGTRVLALLERLFCSLTAPWDLSGSLLYRHLNTKEDAGEGRGALIPCLLEQIEADPDCAFLRELPEYAGLTARWRPKA, from the coding sequence GTGTCGGCCCCGGCGGTCAACAAGTGGGAGCGGGGCAATTCTTACCCTGATATCACGCTGCTGCCGGTACTGGCCCGGACCCTGGGAGTGGATCTCAACACCCTGCTGTCCTTTCAGGAGGATCTGACGGAGCGGGAGATCGGAGAATTTCTGTGCCGCCTCCACCAGGAGGGGCGGCAGCGGGGCTGCGCCGCCTTTGCCCTGGCGGAGGAAAAGCTCCGGGAATTTCCCGGCAGCGACCGCCTGGCGTACAGCGCAGCCGGGCTGCTGGCGGGCATTCTGGCCCTGTACCCCGGCGGGGACGAGGCGGAGCGGACCGTCTGGCAGGGGAAGATCGACGCCCTCTATGACCGCGTCCTCCACAGCGCCGACGCCCGGCTTCGGGAGTGGGCCGCTTACACGGCGGCCAACCGGTGCATGGGCCAGGGAGAGCTGGACCGGGCGGAGGAGCTGCTGAGCGGCCTGTCCGACACCCACCGGTCCAAGCGGGAGGCCCTGGCGTCCCTGCGGCGGAAACAGGGGCGGACGGAGGAGGGCTGGACACTGCTGGAGCGGGAGCTGTTCGACCGGGCCCACGCCATCGAGAGCATCCTGCTGACCATGGCGGACTGGGCCATGGCGGAGGGCGATCGGGACCGGGCCCAGGGGCTGACGGATACGGCGGAGCGGGCCGGAGCGGTGCTGGACCTGTCGGACTACGCGGTGGTGTCTGCGCCCTTTCAGCTGGCTGTGGCGGAGCGGGACGGCACTCGGGTCCTTGCCCTGCTGGAACGGCTCTTTTGCAGCCTGACGGCGCCCTGGGACCTGAGCGGGTCCCTGCTGTACCGCCACCTGAACACCAAGGAGGACGCCGGAGAGGGACGGGGCGCTCTGATCCCCTGCCTGCTGGAGCAGATCGAGGCGGACCCGGACTGCGCCTTTCTGAGGGAACTGCCGGAGTATGCCGGCCTGACGGCGCGCTGGCGGCCAAAGGCATGA
- a CDS encoding ribonuclease J, with protein sequence MAEKLKIIPLGGLDEIGKNMTAYEYGGEIIVVDCGMAFPGDDMYGIDCIIPDVTYLIKNRARIRGLFITHGHEDHVGAIPYVLKQINLPIYCTRFTAGLIKLKLEEHGLVKSTKLITVEPGKTVRAGKFNVEFIHVNHSIADSVAFAIHTKMGTVVHTGDFKIDSTPIDGEVIDLARLGELGKEGVLCLCADSTNVERPGFTPSEKTVGATFARQFQNCEERIIVTTFASNVHRIQQVLDAAAACGRKVAVTGRSMENMMKVSTELGYMKVPKNTLMDINKIKGLPKNKQVIVTTGSQGEEMSALYRMAFSTHKQVELGAGDKVIISASAIPGNEVTVGRVINELFRKGVKVIYDRADMLHVSGHACQEELKIIHALTKPRFFVPLHGEQRMLQIHSQVAQQMGMDRNHIAIAENGSVIEITGKTMKLGGTVPAGEVYVDGSGVGDVGAVVMRDRKRLAEDGMVVVVMPVSSHDGALLSQPEIITRGFIYVKESGDLMKELQNVAMDAAEGVTRKRSRDDGELKGAVKSAVSSYLFKTTKRNPMVIPVVTRL encoded by the coding sequence ATGGCAGAAAAACTGAAAATCATTCCCCTGGGCGGTCTGGACGAGATTGGCAAGAACATGACCGCCTATGAGTACGGCGGCGAGATCATCGTGGTGGACTGCGGCATGGCCTTCCCCGGGGACGACATGTACGGCATCGACTGCATCATCCCCGACGTCACCTATCTCATCAAAAACCGCGCCCGGATCCGTGGTCTCTTCATCACCCACGGCCACGAGGACCATGTGGGCGCCATCCCCTACGTGCTCAAGCAGATCAACCTGCCCATCTACTGCACCCGTTTCACGGCAGGCCTCATCAAGCTGAAGCTGGAGGAGCACGGCCTGGTCAAATCCACCAAGCTCATCACCGTGGAGCCCGGCAAGACCGTCCGGGCCGGCAAGTTCAACGTGGAGTTCATCCATGTGAACCACTCCATCGCCGACTCCGTGGCCTTCGCCATCCACACCAAGATGGGCACCGTGGTCCACACCGGCGACTTCAAGATCGACTCCACCCCCATCGACGGGGAGGTCATCGATCTGGCCCGCCTGGGCGAACTGGGCAAGGAGGGCGTGCTGTGCCTGTGCGCCGACTCCACCAACGTGGAGCGGCCCGGCTTCACCCCCTCGGAAAAGACCGTGGGCGCCACCTTCGCCCGCCAGTTCCAGAACTGCGAGGAGCGGATCATCGTCACCACCTTCGCCTCCAACGTCCACCGGATCCAGCAGGTGCTGGACGCCGCCGCCGCCTGCGGCCGGAAGGTGGCCGTGACGGGCCGGTCCATGGAGAACATGATGAAGGTCTCCACGGAACTGGGCTACATGAAGGTGCCCAAAAACACCCTCATGGACATCAACAAGATCAAGGGTCTGCCCAAGAACAAGCAGGTCATCGTCACCACCGGCTCCCAGGGCGAGGAGATGAGCGCCCTGTACCGCATGGCCTTCTCTACCCACAAGCAGGTGGAGCTGGGCGCCGGGGACAAGGTCATCATCTCCGCCTCCGCCATCCCCGGCAACGAGGTCACCGTGGGCCGGGTCATCAACGAGCTGTTCCGCAAGGGCGTGAAGGTCATCTACGACCGGGCCGACATGCTCCATGTCTCCGGCCACGCCTGCCAGGAGGAGCTGAAGATCATCCACGCCCTGACGAAGCCCCGTTTCTTCGTCCCCCTCCACGGCGAGCAGCGGATGCTGCAGATCCACTCCCAGGTGGCCCAGCAGATGGGCATGGACCGCAACCACATCGCCATCGCGGAGAACGGCTCCGTCATCGAGATCACCGGCAAGACCATGAAGCTGGGCGGCACCGTTCCCGCCGGCGAGGTGTATGTGGACGGCTCCGGCGTGGGCGACGTGGGCGCCGTGGTCATGCGGGACCGCAAGCGCCTGGCCGAGGACGGCATGGTGGTGGTCGTGATGCCCGTCTCCAGCCACGACGGCGCGCTGCTGAGCCAGCCGGAGATCATCACCCGGGGCTTCATCTATGTCAAGGAGTCCGGGGACCTGATGAAGGAGCTGCAAAATGTGGCCATGGACGCCGCCGAGGGCGTGACCCGCAAGCGCAGCCGGGACGACGGGGAGCTCAAGGGCGCAGTGAAGTCCGCGGTCAGCAGCTACCTCTTCAAAACTACCAAGCGCAATCCTATGGTCATCCCCGTGGTGACCCGCCTGTAA
- a CDS encoding substrate-binding domain-containing protein, whose protein sequence is MRATIKMIAEQAGVSIGTVDRVLHNRPYVKPEVRERVLQVMEELDYRPNRMASALALSGTSRRFAVVQPAWEGYVGDAIAAGISKFREERRDYNLSVAVRTYRQGRTAECLRHLEELAAEGVQGIALCASDCPAVRQALADLSRRRIPVVTFNSDIAGAERLCFVGENAHRAGRLAGEIASKFLGPEDRVLLVYAGPEYAGHKGRADGFLDRLGELGFPRAGVRIAATHEDYDETLAAVSAALAEDPGLRCIYMANRSVTACAEALRRAGLAGKVRLLAHDNSPEIRALLREGVLDFTIDQNLSYQTRKALSVLFDAVLEHKRPQKDSYYPDSPILTAENC, encoded by the coding sequence ATGCGCGCCACCATCAAAATGATCGCGGAGCAGGCCGGTGTCTCCATCGGCACCGTGGACCGGGTGCTCCATAACCGGCCTTATGTGAAGCCGGAGGTGCGGGAGCGGGTCCTCCAGGTGATGGAGGAGCTGGACTACCGCCCTAACCGTATGGCCAGCGCTCTGGCCCTCAGCGGTACCAGCCGCCGCTTCGCGGTGGTCCAGCCCGCTTGGGAAGGCTACGTGGGCGACGCCATTGCCGCCGGCATCAGTAAATTCCGGGAGGAGCGGCGGGACTACAACCTCTCCGTGGCGGTGCGGACCTACCGCCAGGGCCGGACGGCGGAGTGCCTGCGGCATTTGGAGGAACTGGCGGCAGAGGGCGTTCAGGGCATCGCGCTGTGCGCCTCGGACTGTCCCGCTGTCCGCCAGGCGCTGGCGGACCTGTCCCGCCGGCGGATCCCGGTGGTGACCTTCAACTCTGATATCGCCGGGGCGGAGCGGCTGTGCTTCGTGGGGGAAAACGCCCACCGGGCCGGCCGCCTGGCCGGGGAGATCGCCTCCAAATTCCTGGGGCCGGAGGACCGGGTGCTGCTGGTCTACGCCGGGCCGGAGTACGCCGGCCACAAGGGCCGGGCGGACGGGTTTTTGGACCGGTTGGGGGAGCTGGGCTTTCCCCGGGCGGGCGTACGGATCGCCGCCACCCACGAGGACTATGATGAGACGCTGGCGGCGGTGAGCGCCGCCCTGGCGGAGGACCCGGGGCTGCGGTGCATCTACATGGCCAACCGCAGCGTCACCGCCTGCGCCGAGGCCCTGCGCCGGGCGGGCCTGGCCGGAAAGGTGCGATTGCTGGCCCACGACAACAGCCCGGAGATCCGGGCGCTGCTGCGGGAGGGCGTGTTGGATTTCACCATCGATCAGAACCTGTCCTATCAGACCCGGAAGGCCCTGTCGGTGCTGTTCGACGCCGTGCTGGAGCACAAGCGTCCCCAAAAGGACAGCTACTATCCCGACAGTCCCATCCTCACCGCAGAAAACTGCTGA
- a CDS encoding DHH family phosphoesterase, which translates to MTNKKLSRLLEPNLKLYFLCMVIFAIATAWVHVLLGLIQLCAIGGLYLYFTSSSKKRRQGIIQYIDNLTGSVDTASKSTLINSPLPIMVFRPDTGEVIWSNENFLQLAGVREHLFEMKVEDAVPDFSVQWLLEGKQECPVRVYMNSRRFRVYGSLVRAKGRGEEQNLVATTYWVDTTEADAIQEKYAATRTVAAILMLDNYEDLMKACADTARSAVLAQIDEKLNSWAAAGQGLLLKTERDRYLFLFEEQHYQHFVEEKFSILDAIRDIKVGEGVHPTLSIGIGRSAESMEELYKNANLSLEMALSRGGDQAVVRGKVDFEFYGGRSKATEKRTKVKSRVMANALSELIADATQIYIMGHSFADMDAVGAAAGLCCIARKRGKRAQVVIDLERNAAKPVLQKLRALPEYENVFTTGGDAFLKMQPGALLIVVDTNRPDLVEDPQLLESCNRVAVIDHHRRAATYIENAAFSFHEPYASSASELVTELLQYLVDATDLLREEAESLLAGIVLDTKHFTLRTGGRTFEAAAFLRRAGADTTDVQRLFQNDLSEMVSRYDIIRRAEMYRDSFAIAVIPQDGVDRVAAAQAADELLGLKGVKASFVLFKSGPNVQMSARSLGEINVQVILEALGGGGNSTTAGGKAENCDVLTAREKLTEAIDAYFEK; encoded by the coding sequence ATGACAAACAAAAAGCTCTCCCGCCTGCTGGAGCCCAATCTGAAGCTGTATTTTCTGTGTATGGTGATCTTTGCCATCGCCACCGCTTGGGTGCATGTGCTGCTGGGCCTGATCCAGCTGTGCGCCATCGGCGGACTGTACCTGTATTTCACCAGCAGCAGCAAAAAGCGCCGCCAGGGGATCATACAGTACATTGATAACCTGACCGGCAGCGTGGACACCGCCAGCAAGTCCACTCTCATCAACTCTCCTCTGCCCATCATGGTGTTCCGGCCGGACACCGGGGAGGTCATCTGGAGCAATGAGAACTTCCTCCAGCTGGCCGGCGTCCGGGAGCACCTCTTTGAGATGAAGGTGGAGGACGCGGTGCCGGACTTCTCCGTCCAGTGGCTGCTGGAGGGCAAGCAGGAGTGCCCGGTGCGGGTGTACATGAACAGCCGCCGCTTCCGGGTCTACGGCAGCCTGGTCCGGGCCAAGGGCCGGGGCGAAGAGCAGAACCTGGTGGCCACCACCTACTGGGTGGATACCACCGAGGCCGACGCCATCCAGGAAAAGTACGCGGCCACCCGGACCGTGGCGGCGATTTTGATGCTGGACAACTACGAGGACCTGATGAAGGCCTGCGCCGACACCGCCCGCAGCGCCGTTCTGGCCCAGATCGACGAAAAGCTCAACAGCTGGGCCGCCGCCGGACAGGGGCTGCTGCTGAAAACCGAGCGGGACCGGTATCTGTTCCTCTTCGAGGAGCAGCACTATCAGCATTTCGTGGAGGAGAAATTCTCCATTCTGGATGCCATCCGGGATATCAAGGTGGGCGAGGGCGTCCACCCCACCCTCTCCATCGGCATCGGCCGCAGCGCCGAGAGCATGGAGGAGCTGTACAAAAACGCCAACTTGTCCCTGGAGATGGCCCTCAGCCGCGGCGGCGACCAGGCGGTGGTCCGCGGCAAGGTGGACTTTGAGTTCTACGGCGGCCGCAGCAAGGCCACGGAGAAGCGCACCAAGGTCAAGTCCCGGGTCATGGCCAACGCCCTCAGCGAGCTGATCGCCGATGCCACTCAAATCTATATCATGGGTCACAGCTTTGCGGACATGGACGCCGTGGGCGCCGCGGCGGGCCTTTGCTGCATCGCCCGGAAGCGGGGCAAGCGGGCCCAGGTGGTCATCGATCTGGAGCGCAACGCCGCCAAGCCGGTTCTGCAGAAGCTGCGGGCCCTGCCGGAGTATGAGAATGTGTTCACCACCGGCGGCGACGCCTTTTTGAAGATGCAGCCCGGGGCCCTTCTGATCGTGGTGGATACCAACCGCCCCGATTTGGTGGAGGATCCCCAGCTGCTGGAGTCCTGCAACCGGGTGGCGGTCATCGACCACCACCGCCGGGCGGCCACCTACATTGAAAACGCGGCCTTCAGCTTCCATGAGCCCTATGCCTCCTCCGCCTCGGAACTGGTGACGGAGCTGCTGCAATATCTGGTAGACGCCACAGACCTGCTGCGGGAGGAGGCGGAGAGCCTGCTGGCCGGCATCGTGCTGGACACCAAGCACTTTACGCTCCGCACCGGCGGACGCACCTTTGAGGCGGCGGCCTTCCTGCGGCGGGCCGGCGCCGACACCACCGATGTCCAGCGCCTGTTCCAGAACGACCTGAGCGAGATGGTCTCCCGCTACGACATCATCCGCCGGGCGGAGATGTACCGGGACAGCTTCGCCATCGCCGTCATCCCCCAGGACGGGGTGGACCGCGTCGCGGCGGCCCAGGCGGCGGACGAGCTGCTGGGCCTCAAGGGGGTCAAGGCCTCCTTCGTGCTGTTCAAGAGCGGCCCCAATGTGCAGATGTCCGCCCGGTCTTTGGGTGAGATCAATGTCCAGGTGATCCTGGAGGCCCTGGGCGGCGGCGGAAATTCCACCACCGCCGGAGGCAAGGCGGAAAACTGCGATGTCCTCACCGCCCGGGAAAAGCTGACGGAGGCCATCGACGCGTATTTTGAGAAGTGA
- the rplI gene encoding 50S ribosomal protein L9: MKVILQQDVKGQGKKGQMVEVSEGYARNFLLPRKLAIAATTDAINTMNLKEKARKAEEARQKAEAEATAEKLKECMVKLTAKAGSGGRLFGAVTTKEISDGLKAQFGLDIPKQKLVLEDPIKSFGSYQVKAKLGFEVTGTVYVSVFEEK; this comes from the coding sequence ATGAAAGTGATTTTACAGCAGGATGTGAAGGGCCAGGGCAAGAAGGGCCAGATGGTGGAGGTCTCCGAGGGCTATGCCCGGAACTTCCTTCTGCCCCGGAAGCTGGCCATCGCCGCCACCACGGACGCCATCAACACCATGAACCTCAAGGAGAAGGCCCGCAAGGCCGAGGAGGCCCGCCAGAAGGCGGAGGCGGAGGCCACCGCTGAAAAGCTCAAGGAGTGCATGGTGAAGCTCACCGCCAAGGCCGGCAGCGGCGGACGGCTCTTCGGCGCCGTCACCACCAAGGAGATCTCCGACGGGCTCAAGGCCCAGTTCGGACTGGACATCCCCAAGCAGAAGCTGGTGCTGGAGGACCCCATCAAGTCCTTCGGCAGCTATCAGGTGAAGGCCAAGCTGGGCTTTGAGGTGACGGGGACGGTGTACGTCTCCGTGTTCGAGGAGAAGTGA
- the dnaB gene encoding replicative DNA helicase: protein MANEDLLLRQMPHSLEGEQAVLGSMLIDAGCVKDVMDKLRPDDFYLRQNREIFETIYSMFSYAKPIDGITVCEEMQRLGTYDPQTTRSYLAQLMEITPTSANVMEYVAIVRDKALLRGVAQAAAEITALVQEGVGGAGEILEAAEQKVYAVRRGQSAQDMVPLRQVLPEVLDRLGEMSESDSRLPGLSTGMSAVDQKITGLNKSDLILLAARPGMGKTSMALNMALNVAKSTHRTVAVFSLEMSREQLAMRLLSAEALVENNRLRTGSLRETDWEKIAGAATVLNRVDIRIDDNPMLSVADMNAKCRRLDNLALVVIDYLQLMTSAGGRGYSGENRQQVVSDISRMLKIMAKELNVPVICLSQLSRANEKREDKRPMLSDLRESGAIEQDADIVLFLYRDDYYNEDSEKHNIAECIVAKNRHGETGKVELRWMPEYTTFSTLDTRYDDEE, encoded by the coding sequence ATGGCCAATGAAGATCTGCTGCTGCGGCAGATGCCCCACTCCCTGGAGGGCGAGCAGGCGGTCCTGGGCTCCATGCTGATCGACGCCGGCTGCGTCAAGGACGTCATGGACAAGCTGCGGCCGGACGACTTCTACCTGCGGCAGAACCGGGAGATCTTTGAGACCATCTACTCCATGTTCTCCTATGCCAAGCCCATCGACGGCATCACCGTCTGCGAGGAGATGCAGCGGCTGGGCACCTACGACCCCCAGACCACCCGCTCGTATCTGGCCCAGCTGATGGAGATCACCCCCACCAGCGCCAACGTCATGGAGTACGTGGCCATCGTCCGGGACAAGGCCCTGCTGCGGGGCGTTGCCCAGGCGGCGGCGGAGATCACAGCCCTGGTGCAGGAGGGCGTGGGCGGCGCCGGGGAGATCCTGGAGGCGGCGGAGCAGAAGGTCTACGCCGTCCGCCGGGGCCAGAGCGCCCAGGACATGGTCCCCCTGCGGCAGGTGCTGCCGGAGGTGCTGGACCGCCTGGGCGAGATGAGCGAGAGCGACTCCCGCCTGCCCGGCCTTTCCACCGGTATGTCCGCCGTGGACCAGAAGATCACGGGCCTGAACAAGTCGGACCTCATTCTGCTGGCCGCCCGGCCCGGCATGGGCAAGACCTCCATGGCGCTGAACATGGCGCTGAACGTGGCCAAGAGCACCCACCGGACGGTGGCGGTGTTCTCCCTGGAGATGTCCCGGGAGCAGCTGGCCATGCGGCTTTTAAGCGCCGAGGCCCTGGTGGAGAACAACCGCCTGCGGACCGGCTCCCTGCGGGAGACCGACTGGGAGAAGATCGCCGGCGCCGCTACGGTGCTGAACCGGGTGGACATCCGGATCGACGACAACCCCATGCTGTCGGTGGCGGACATGAACGCCAAGTGCCGGCGGCTGGACAACCTGGCCCTGGTGGTCATCGACTATTTGCAGCTGATGACCTCCGCCGGCGGCCGGGGATACAGCGGCGAGAACCGCCAGCAGGTGGTCTCCGATATCTCCCGAATGCTCAAGATCATGGCCAAGGAGCTCAACGTCCCCGTGATCTGCCTGAGCCAGCTCTCCCGTGCCAACGAGAAGCGGGAGGACAAGCGGCCCATGCTGTCGGATCTGCGCGAGTCCGGCGCCATCGAGCAGGACGCGGACATCGTTCTGTTTTTGTACCGGGACGACTATTATAACGAGGACTCGGAGAAGCATAATATTGCCGAGTGCATCGTGGCAAAGAACCGCCACGGCGAGACCGGCAAGGTGGAGCTGCGGTGGATGCCGGAGTATACCACCTTCTCCACATTGGATACGAGATATGACGACGAGGAGTGA
- the tilS gene encoding tRNA lysidine(34) synthetase TilS, giving the protein MTTRSELSAAGAFLAERMPAGGRVLCAVSGGLDSMCLLHYLDTWGRRHGFSVGAAHFNHRLRPAADRDEDFVRDWCAGRSIPFYDGSGQVRGLAENLGLSLEEAGRKLRYDFLRKTAEREGFSAVLTAHHAGDNAETMLLNLIRGTGLKGLCGIPPERDIILRPFLGLNREELAAYAAAHGIPHVEDETNADPDAAARNLLRLKVLPLLRQLNPRAEAHMARTAALLRETDGGLTDLTERYLRAASVQPGRVTVPLGKLAEVPDFLRPKVLLGLFDLLGAGRKDIGAVHLEALQALWNSHGNDARISLPHGVTARLAASRLILETLPPPPSRAELVEGCPLRWGDYTLTLLDRRAGAGLPLRPGPERVAVGPCDGGARLTLPETHGGGRTVKRLCLDRGISLAERDRLPAVYAGDRLAAVWRLGVDTEFLPEGEGPCRFIQILKHTEENSHEK; this is encoded by the coding sequence ATGACGACGAGGAGTGAGCTCTCCGCTGCCGGGGCCTTCCTGGCGGAGCGGATGCCTGCGGGGGGGCGGGTGCTGTGCGCCGTCTCCGGCGGGCTGGACTCCATGTGCCTGCTGCACTATTTGGATACCTGGGGACGGCGGCACGGCTTTTCCGTGGGCGCCGCCCACTTCAACCACCGCCTGCGGCCCGCCGCGGACCGGGACGAGGACTTTGTCCGGGACTGGTGCGCCGGGCGGAGCATCCCGTTTTACGATGGTTCCGGCCAAGTCCGCGGCCTGGCTGAAAACCTGGGCCTCTCTCTGGAGGAGGCCGGGCGGAAGCTGCGGTATGACTTCCTGCGGAAGACGGCGGAGCGGGAGGGCTTTTCAGCCGTCCTCACCGCCCACCACGCCGGCGACAACGCCGAGACCATGCTACTGAACCTGATCCGGGGCACGGGCCTCAAGGGCCTTTGCGGCATCCCGCCGGAGCGGGACATCATCCTGCGGCCCTTTCTGGGCCTGAACCGGGAGGAGCTGGCCGCCTACGCCGCCGCCCACGGCATCCCCCATGTGGAGGACGAGACCAACGCCGACCCGGACGCCGCCGCCCGGAACCTGCTGCGGCTGAAGGTGCTGCCGCTGCTGCGGCAGCTCAATCCCCGGGCCGAGGCCCATATGGCCCGCACCGCCGCGCTCCTGCGGGAGACGGACGGGGGACTGACGGATCTGACGGAGCGATACCTGCGCGCCGCCTCGGTCCAGCCGGGACGGGTGACGGTCCCCCTGGGAAAGCTGGCGGAGGTGCCGGACTTTCTGCGGCCGAAGGTGCTGCTGGGGCTGTTCGACCTGCTGGGCGCGGGGCGGAAGGACATCGGCGCCGTCCACCTGGAGGCGCTGCAGGCGCTGTGGAACAGCCATGGCAACGACGCCCGCATCAGTCTGCCCCACGGCGTTACAGCCCGCCTGGCAGCCTCCCGGCTGATCCTGGAGACGCTGCCGCCGCCCCCTTCCCGGGCGGAGCTGGTGGAGGGCTGTCCCCTGCGATGGGGCGATTACACGCTGACTCTGCTGGACCGGAGAGCCGGGGCGGGACTGCCCCTGCGGCCCGGGCCGGAGCGGGTGGCCGTGGGCCCCTGCGACGGTGGGGCGCGGCTGACCCTGCCGGAGACCCATGGCGGCGGCCGCACGGTGAAGCGGCTGTGCCTGGACCGGGGGATCTCCCTGGCGGAGCGGGACCGGCTGCCCGCCGTCTACGCGGGAGACCGGCTTGCCGCCGTGTGGCGGCTGGGTGTGGATACGGAATTTCTGCCGGAGGGGGAGGGCCCCTGCCGGTTCATTCAAATTTTGAAACATACAGAGGAGAACAGCCATGAGAAGTGA
- the hpt gene encoding hypoxanthine phosphoribosyltransferase has product MRSEMEKDILKVLVTEEEIKARIAEMGETLYEQFHDRDPLFLGVLKGSFVFMADLVRACQVKSDVEFIAVSSYQNATVSSGRVQITHDLQQDITGRHLIIVEDILDSGNTLAFLKDYFLTKGAASITIVTLLDKPSRRTKAITADLAGFTVPDEFVVGYGLDYCQQYRNVPYIGVLKPEVYSNH; this is encoded by the coding sequence ATGAGAAGTGAGATGGAGAAGGATATCCTGAAGGTGCTGGTCACGGAGGAGGAGATCAAAGCCCGTATTGCCGAGATGGGCGAGACGCTGTACGAACAGTTCCACGACCGCGATCCGCTGTTTTTGGGTGTCTTGAAGGGGTCGTTCGTGTTTATGGCGGATCTGGTCCGGGCCTGCCAGGTCAAAAGCGACGTGGAGTTCATCGCCGTCAGCTCCTATCAGAACGCCACCGTGTCCTCCGGCCGGGTGCAGATCACCCATGATCTCCAGCAGGACATCACCGGCCGCCATCTGATCATCGTGGAGGACATTCTGGACTCCGGCAACACCCTGGCCTTTTTGAAGGACTACTTCCTGACCAAGGGTGCCGCCTCTATCACCATCGTGACGCTGCTGGATAAGCCCTCCCGCCGCACCAAGGCCATCACCGCGGATCTGGCCGGCTTCACGGTGCCGGACGAATTCGTGGTGGGCTATGGGCTGGATTACTGCCAGCAGTACCGGAACGTGCCCTATATCGGCGTTTTGAAACCGGAGGTCTACTCCAACCACTGA